Proteins encoded together in one Agromyces sp. 3263 window:
- the coxB gene encoding cytochrome c oxidase subunit II → MRHNRRLRWAAIPIAASLSLVLAGCTEAQLNGFLPGFEAGQPPVTNHTELVSGLWVTSWIVLLVVGVITWGLTIWAVIAYRRRKGQTGLPVQLRYNMPIEVFYTIVPLILVLGFFAFTARDQAIIEQRFAEDDIDVKVEVIAKQWAWDFNYVNEDVYSPGIQGQLSDEGAKGSLVQSELPTLYLPVGKNVEIELQSRDVIHSFWVVDFLYKKDMFPGKTNYMSFVPEREGTYEGKCAELCGEYHSLMLFNVEVVSESEYEQYIESLRDLGQEGQLSDEYDRNQNLPGTGTPKLQEETQSE, encoded by the coding sequence GTGCGCCACAATCGCCGTCTCCGATGGGCTGCAATCCCGATCGCAGCGTCGCTCAGCCTCGTCCTCGCAGGATGCACCGAGGCGCAGCTGAACGGATTCCTCCCGGGATTCGAAGCCGGTCAGCCGCCGGTCACGAACCACACCGAGCTCGTGTCGGGCCTCTGGGTCACGTCATGGATCGTGCTGCTCGTCGTCGGCGTCATCACCTGGGGCCTCACCATCTGGGCGGTCATCGCCTATCGCCGCCGCAAGGGCCAGACCGGACTCCCGGTCCAGCTGCGCTACAACATGCCGATCGAGGTGTTCTACACGATCGTGCCGCTGATCCTCGTGCTCGGCTTCTTCGCCTTCACGGCGCGCGACCAGGCGATCATCGAGCAGCGCTTCGCGGAGGACGACATCGACGTCAAGGTCGAGGTCATCGCCAAGCAGTGGGCGTGGGACTTCAACTACGTCAACGAAGACGTGTACTCGCCCGGCATCCAGGGCCAGCTCTCCGACGAGGGTGCGAAGGGCTCGCTCGTGCAGTCCGAACTGCCCACGCTCTACCTGCCCGTCGGCAAGAACGTCGAGATCGAGCTCCAGTCGCGCGACGTGATCCACTCGTTCTGGGTCGTGGACTTCCTCTACAAGAAGGACATGTTCCCGGGCAAGACGAACTACATGTCATTCGTCCCCGAGCGTGAGGGCACGTACGAGGGCAAGTGCGCGGAGCTCTGCGGCGAGTACCACTCGCTCATGCTCTTCAACGTCGAGGTCGTCTCCGAGTCCGAGTATGAGCAGTACATCGAGTCGCTGCGCGACCTCGGCCAGGAGGGTCAGCTCTCCGACGAGTACGACCGCAACCAGAACCTGCCCGGCACGGGCACGCCCAAGCTGCAAGAGGAGACCCAGTCCGAATGA
- the ctaD gene encoding cytochrome c oxidase subunit I: MSTTTAPARPQSSSLPFGASKVERKGNILVRWITSTDHKVIGYLYLITAFIYFCIGGVMALIIRAQLFEPGLEIVQTREQYNQLFTMHGTIMLLMFATPLFAGFANVLMPLQIGAPDVAFPRLNAFAYWLFNFGSLMAVAGFFTPQGAASFGWFAYQPLASTTFSPGIGGNLWMLGLGLSGFGTILGAVNFITTIITMRAPGMTMFRMPIFTWNTLVTSILVLMAFPVLAAAILAAGADRVFDAHIYDPANGGVILWQHLFWFFGHPEVYIIALPFFGIVSEIFPVFSRKPIFGYKTLIYATIAIAALSVTVWAHHMYVTGSVLLPFFALMTMLIAVPTGVKIFNWIGTMWRGSITFETPLVWSIGFLITFVFGGLTGVILASPPLDFAVSDTYFVVAHFHYVVFGTVVFAMFAGFYFWWPKWTGKMLNETLGKWHFWLLFIGFHTTFLIQHWLGVVAMPRRYYSYLPEDNITWMNQLSTIGAGILAVSMIPFFLNVYLTARRAPKVTVNDPWGYGRSLEWATSCPPPRHNFTSIPRIRSEAPAFDLNHPEAGIPVGIGPAKDAPEAPVYDAATKEVK; encoded by the coding sequence ATGAGCACCACGACCGCACCGGCTCGCCCTCAGTCGAGCAGCCTGCCGTTCGGCGCTTCGAAGGTCGAACGCAAGGGCAACATCCTCGTTCGGTGGATCACCTCCACCGACCACAAGGTCATCGGGTACCTGTACCTGATCACCGCGTTCATCTACTTCTGCATCGGCGGCGTGATGGCGCTCATCATCCGCGCGCAGCTCTTCGAGCCCGGCCTCGAGATCGTCCAGACCCGCGAGCAGTACAACCAGCTGTTCACGATGCACGGCACGATCATGCTGCTCATGTTCGCGACGCCGCTCTTCGCCGGGTTCGCGAACGTGCTCATGCCGCTGCAGATCGGCGCGCCCGACGTCGCGTTCCCGCGCCTCAACGCCTTCGCGTACTGGCTGTTCAACTTCGGCTCGCTCATGGCGGTCGCCGGCTTCTTCACGCCGCAGGGCGCCGCCTCGTTCGGGTGGTTCGCCTACCAACCGCTCGCGTCGACGACGTTCTCGCCAGGCATCGGCGGCAATCTGTGGATGCTGGGTCTCGGCCTCTCGGGCTTCGGCACCATCCTCGGCGCCGTGAACTTCATCACCACGATCATCACCATGCGCGCGCCCGGCATGACCATGTTCCGCATGCCGATCTTCACGTGGAACACACTCGTCACCTCGATCCTCGTGCTGATGGCCTTCCCGGTGCTCGCCGCCGCGATCCTGGCGGCCGGCGCCGACCGGGTCTTCGACGCCCACATCTACGATCCGGCCAACGGCGGCGTCATCCTGTGGCAGCACCTGTTCTGGTTCTTCGGGCACCCAGAGGTGTACATCATCGCGCTGCCGTTCTTCGGCATCGTGTCGGAGATCTTCCCGGTGTTCAGCCGCAAGCCGATCTTCGGCTACAAGACCCTCATCTACGCGACGATCGCGATCGCTGCGCTGTCGGTCACGGTCTGGGCCCACCACATGTACGTCACCGGCTCCGTGCTGCTGCCGTTCTTCGCACTGATGACCATGCTCATCGCGGTGCCCACCGGCGTGAAGATCTTCAACTGGATCGGCACCATGTGGCGTGGTTCGATCACCTTCGAGACGCCGCTCGTGTGGTCGATCGGGTTCCTGATCACCTTCGTGTTCGGTGGACTGACCGGCGTCATCCTCGCATCGCCGCCGCTCGACTTCGCCGTCTCCGACACCTACTTCGTCGTCGCCCACTTCCACTACGTCGTGTTCGGCACCGTGGTGTTCGCGATGTTCGCCGGCTTCTACTTCTGGTGGCCGAAGTGGACCGGCAAGATGCTCAACGAGACGCTGGGCAAGTGGCACTTCTGGCTGCTGTTCATCGGCTTCCACACCACGTTCCTCATCCAGCACTGGCTGGGCGTCGTGGCCATGCCTCGCCGGTACTACTCGTACCTCCCCGAGGACAACATCACCTGGATGAACCAGCTGTCGACCATCGGCGCCGGCATCCTGGCCGTCTCGATGATCCCGTTCTTCCTCAACGTGTACCTCACCGCACGTCGCGCGCCGAAGGTCACCGTGAACGACCCGTGGGGCTACGGCCGCTCGCTCGAGTGGGCCACGAGCTGCCCGCCGCCGCGCCACAACTTCACGTCCATCCCGCGCATCCGCTCCGAGGCACCCGCGTTCGACCTG
- a CDS encoding DUF3043 domain-containing protein has product MAKQPNSSDQPSVETLEETQARVKAGKGAPTPSRAEQEAARKRPLVPNDRKEAAKQARAQQSEARERARVGMALGDDRYLPARDRGPQKKFVRDYVDARFSIGEVLIPVMFLVILLTLIPSAQVQTIGILALWAFFLIAVVDVVILGYVVTRKVQAKFGADKAERVRWYAAMRALQLRPLRLPKPQVKRGQYPS; this is encoded by the coding sequence GTGGCAAAGCAACCGAACAGCAGCGACCAGCCGAGCGTCGAGACGCTCGAAGAGACCCAGGCCCGGGTGAAGGCCGGCAAGGGTGCGCCCACGCCGAGCCGCGCCGAGCAGGAGGCCGCACGCAAGCGACCGCTCGTCCCCAACGACCGCAAGGAAGCGGCGAAGCAGGCCCGCGCCCAGCAGTCCGAGGCGCGCGAGCGCGCCCGGGTCGGCATGGCCCTCGGCGACGACCGCTACCTGCCCGCACGCGACCGCGGACCGCAGAAGAAGTTCGTGCGCGACTACGTCGACGCCCGGTTCAGCATCGGCGAGGTGCTCATCCCGGTGATGTTCCTCGTGATCCTCCTGACGCTGATCCCGAGCGCCCAGGTGCAGACCATCGGCATCCTCGCGCTCTGGGCGTTCTTCCTCATCGCCGTCGTCGACGTCGTGATCCTCGGATACGTCGTCACGCGCAAGGTGCAAGCCAAGTTCGGCGCGGACAAGGCGGAGCGCGTGCGCTGGTACGCGGCGATGCGTGCGCTGCAGCTTCGTCCGCTGCGGCTTCCGAAGCCGCAGGTCAAGCGCGGGCAGTACCCGTCCTGA
- a CDS encoding dipeptidase, with amino-acid sequence MTDPRLTESDVVPAPETSEAIRAAVDAGFPAAVADLAGLVRIPSVSWPAFDAAHVAESAEAVAALLRGTGVFDLVEVRRAAVEDGSELGQPAVVASRPARNGRPTVLLYAHHDVQPPGKDEDWETPPFEPTQRGDRLHGRGAADDKAGVMAHVGAIRAFAEASGDFDLGIAVFVEGEEEWASRSFANFLRENRDLLSADAIIVADSGNWDLETPAITVALRGAVAFNVRFDTLDHASHSGMYGGAVPDAMLAAIRTLDTLWAPDGSVAVAGVRSADLETPAYDEDQLRRETGLLDGVSPIGHGTILSRIWAQPAVTITGIDAPDVANASNTLVPGVRVRVSARIAPGQDADEAFEAIRTHLEANAPFGARLTFEDVDTGQPFLVDTSGWAVAETRAAMAAGWGREPVEIGVGGSIPFIAELVEEFPGAQILVTGVEDPDSRAHSPNESLHLGVFKRALLSEALFLARLEDRTTTS; translated from the coding sequence ATGACCGACCCCCGACTCACCGAATCCGACGTCGTTCCCGCCCCCGAGACGTCCGAGGCCATCCGCGCGGCCGTGGACGCCGGATTCCCGGCCGCCGTCGCCGACCTCGCCGGCCTGGTCCGCATCCCATCCGTGTCGTGGCCGGCGTTCGACGCGGCCCACGTGGCCGAGAGCGCCGAGGCGGTCGCAGCACTCCTGCGCGGCACCGGCGTCTTCGACCTGGTCGAGGTGCGCCGGGCGGCGGTCGAGGACGGATCCGAGCTCGGCCAGCCGGCGGTTGTCGCCAGCCGTCCGGCGCGCAACGGCCGGCCCACCGTGCTCCTCTACGCCCACCACGACGTGCAACCTCCCGGCAAGGACGAGGACTGGGAGACCCCTCCGTTCGAGCCCACGCAGCGGGGCGATCGCCTGCACGGACGCGGCGCGGCCGACGACAAGGCGGGCGTGATGGCCCATGTCGGCGCCATCCGCGCGTTCGCCGAGGCATCCGGCGACTTCGATCTCGGCATCGCCGTGTTCGTCGAGGGCGAGGAGGAGTGGGCGTCGCGGTCGTTCGCGAACTTCCTCCGCGAGAACCGCGATCTCCTCAGCGCCGATGCCATCATCGTGGCCGACTCCGGCAACTGGGACCTCGAGACGCCCGCGATCACGGTCGCGCTCAGGGGCGCCGTCGCATTCAACGTGCGCTTCGACACCCTCGACCACGCGTCGCACTCCGGCATGTACGGGGGAGCGGTGCCCGACGCCATGCTCGCGGCCATCCGCACCCTCGACACCCTCTGGGCCCCCGACGGGTCGGTGGCCGTGGCGGGCGTCCGCAGCGCCGACCTCGAGACGCCTGCGTACGACGAGGACCAACTGCGCCGCGAGACCGGACTGCTCGACGGCGTCTCACCGATCGGCCACGGCACGATCCTGTCGCGCATCTGGGCGCAGCCGGCGGTCACGATCACGGGCATCGATGCCCCGGATGTCGCGAACGCCTCCAACACGCTGGTCCCGGGAGTGCGCGTGCGCGTCAGCGCGCGCATCGCTCCCGGTCAGGACGCCGACGAGGCGTTCGAGGCGATTCGTACGCACCTCGAGGCGAATGCCCCGTTCGGCGCGCGCCTCACCTTCGAGGACGTCGACACGGGGCAACCGTTCCTCGTCGACACGAGCGGCTGGGCGGTCGCCGAGACGCGGGCGGCGATGGCCGCGGGCTGGGGTCGCGAGCCGGTCGAGATCGGCGTAGGGGGCTCGATCCCGTTCATCGCCGAGCTCGTCGAGGAGTTCCCCGGAGCGCAGATCCTCGTGACCGGCGTCGAGGATCCCGACTCCCGCGCCCACAGCCCCAACGAGTCGCTGCACCTCGGGGTGTTCAAGCGCGCCCTGCTCAGCGAGGCGCTGTTCCTCGCGCGCCTCGAGGACCGGACCACGACTTCCTGA
- the erpA gene encoding iron-sulfur cluster insertion protein ErpA, whose amino-acid sequence MSDTITETAHGVKLSDPAADKVRSLLEQEGRDDLRLRVAVQPGGCSGLIYQLYFDERLLDGDAVVDYSGVEVVVDKMSVPYLDGASIDFEDTIQKQGFTIDNPNAQGSCACGDSFH is encoded by the coding sequence ATGAGCGACACGATCACCGAGACCGCGCACGGCGTGAAGCTGAGCGACCCCGCCGCCGACAAGGTGCGCAGCCTCCTCGAGCAGGAGGGACGCGATGACCTGCGCCTCCGCGTCGCGGTGCAGCCCGGCGGTTGCTCCGGCCTCATCTACCAGCTGTACTTCGACGAGCGTCTCCTCGACGGCGACGCGGTGGTCGATTACTCGGGCGTCGAGGTCGTGGTGGACAAGATGAGCGTGCCCTACCTCGACGGGGCCTCCATCGACTTCGAGGACACCATCCAGAAGCAGGGCTTCACGATCGACAACCCCAACGCCCAGGGCAGCTGCGCGTGCGGGGACTCGTTCCACTGA